A genomic stretch from uncultured Pseudodesulfovibrio sp. includes:
- a CDS encoding efflux RND transporter permease subunit encodes MIINQAALSRQSTVMVLLVFIVIAGLASYASLPRESDPDITIPYIFVQTTFEGVAPEDMETLVTMPIERKLTGLSGTKEISSISDDGVSIIKVEFNPGVDIDDALQKVRDKVDQAKPDLPQDLPDDPTINEVNLSEMPILNVVLSGPFTLKRLKVFAEGLEDLIESVPGVLEAKIIGGLEREIHVEFDMDRVAFYNIPLSSLLKSVSNANVNTPGGSVEIGQAKYLVRVPADFKTPDEIDRIVVHSQDGRPVYLRDIATIRDHYKDPTSISRFNGKQSVTIEVKKRAGENIIEINDAVKRIIDQEREILPPTLAIDLTADKSDDIRNMVADLQNNIITGLLLVLVVVFAFIGGRSALFVSLAIPLSMLITFSVLDIVSITLNMVVLFSLILSLGMLVDNGIVVVENIYRHMHMGKSRIQAARDATDEVAWPVIASTLTTVGAFFPMIFWPGIMGEFMSYLPITVIIALFASLFVALVINPVLSAKFQGIPKTGDNVKPSAIDRMMERFKDLYRPILEWSLDHRLTVLGLSFGFLVASVMAFGAFGKGVEFLPDTEPQRTDVKIKAPVGTNLDASDAIVRVVEDIAKDYNDIEYIIANTGESGSSDEIGTHYSLVKLDFVDIQDRSRPSSEVTNEIRDKLQAAIRGVEIQAESEKMGPPTGDPVNLEIYGTDLRKLGALAGAIKHAIRDVPGMVDLKDNYVAAKPEIRVDVDKEKAALLGLDAYTISQAVKTAINGLKVGVYREGKDEYDIVARLPKKDRDSLEDIKRITVSGPNGEPIPITSLCTVTLGGGLGGINRIDQKRVVTLSADVSGRLAEEVIADIETRLAKFEFPRGYSYQFTGEQEEQRKASTFLETAFTAALFLIFIVLVTQFNSISTPFIILTAVILSLGGVMVGLLVTGTAFGVIMTGVGVLSLAGVVVNNAIVLIDYYEQLKMRGVEARDAIIEAGLTRFRPVLLTAITTVLGLVPMATGVSFDFINFRLDMGSESSQWWGPMAVAVIFGLGIATILTLVVVPCLCSLQESYKSKREMAEQ; translated from the coding sequence ATGATAATCAATCAGGCCGCACTCAGCCGACAGTCCACCGTCATGGTGCTGTTGGTCTTCATCGTCATAGCCGGTCTTGCGAGCTACGCCTCCCTGCCCAGGGAGAGTGACCCGGATATCACCATTCCCTATATTTTCGTGCAGACGACATTTGAGGGAGTGGCCCCGGAGGACATGGAGACTCTGGTCACCATGCCCATCGAGCGCAAACTCACCGGATTGTCAGGTACCAAGGAAATCTCATCCATCTCCGATGACGGCGTGTCCATCATCAAGGTTGAGTTCAATCCCGGCGTGGATATCGACGACGCTCTGCAAAAGGTGCGAGACAAGGTTGACCAGGCCAAGCCTGATCTGCCGCAGGATCTGCCTGACGACCCGACCATTAATGAGGTCAACCTCTCGGAAATGCCCATTCTGAACGTGGTCCTGTCCGGCCCGTTCACCCTGAAACGGCTCAAGGTCTTTGCTGAAGGACTGGAAGACTTGATCGAATCTGTTCCCGGCGTTCTCGAAGCCAAGATCATCGGTGGTCTTGAACGCGAAATCCATGTGGAATTCGACATGGACCGCGTGGCCTTCTACAATATTCCGCTGTCCAGCCTGCTCAAGTCCGTGAGCAATGCCAACGTCAACACGCCCGGTGGCTCCGTGGAAATCGGTCAGGCAAAATACCTTGTCCGTGTGCCTGCCGACTTCAAAACCCCGGACGAGATAGACCGGATTGTCGTTCACTCACAGGACGGCAGACCTGTCTACCTGCGGGACATTGCCACCATTCGCGACCACTACAAGGACCCGACGTCCATCAGCCGATTCAACGGCAAGCAGTCCGTCACCATTGAGGTCAAGAAACGGGCCGGTGAGAACATCATCGAGATCAACGACGCAGTGAAACGCATCATCGACCAAGAGCGGGAAATTCTACCGCCCACCCTTGCCATCGACCTGACCGCTGACAAGTCAGATGACATCCGCAACATGGTCGCCGATCTCCAGAACAATATCATCACCGGACTCTTGCTGGTGCTGGTCGTGGTCTTCGCCTTTATCGGCGGACGCTCCGCCCTGTTTGTGTCGTTGGCGATCCCGTTATCCATGCTTATCACCTTCAGTGTACTGGACATTGTCTCCATCACCCTGAACATGGTCGTTCTGTTCTCACTCATCCTCAGCCTCGGCATGCTCGTGGATAACGGCATTGTGGTCGTGGAAAACATCTACCGGCACATGCACATGGGAAAATCCCGTATCCAGGCGGCCCGTGACGCAACAGACGAAGTGGCATGGCCGGTTATCGCCTCCACCCTGACCACGGTAGGTGCCTTTTTTCCCATGATCTTCTGGCCCGGCATCATGGGCGAGTTCATGAGCTATCTGCCCATTACGGTTATCATAGCCCTGTTCGCATCTCTTTTCGTCGCTCTGGTCATCAACCCGGTCCTGTCCGCCAAATTCCAAGGCATCCCCAAGACCGGCGACAACGTCAAGCCAAGTGCCATCGACCGCATGATGGAGCGGTTCAAAGACCTGTACCGTCCCATATTGGAGTGGTCACTGGACCATAGGCTCACTGTCCTCGGCCTGTCCTTCGGCTTCCTTGTGGCATCCGTGATGGCCTTCGGAGCTTTTGGCAAGGGAGTAGAATTCCTGCCGGATACCGAACCTCAACGGACGGACGTCAAGATCAAGGCGCCCGTTGGCACCAACCTCGACGCATCAGATGCGATCGTACGAGTCGTTGAAGATATCGCAAAAGATTACAACGATATCGAATACATAATTGCCAACACGGGTGAATCCGGTTCTTCTGATGAAATCGGCACGCACTACAGTCTGGTCAAACTCGACTTCGTGGATATTCAGGACCGTTCAAGACCTTCGTCGGAAGTCACGAATGAAATCCGAGACAAGCTTCAAGCCGCCATCCGTGGCGTCGAAATTCAAGCTGAGTCCGAAAAGATGGGCCCGCCCACCGGCGACCCCGTCAATCTCGAAATATACGGGACCGACCTGCGCAAACTCGGCGCACTGGCCGGAGCCATCAAGCACGCCATCCGAGATGTGCCCGGCATGGTTGACCTCAAGGACAACTATGTAGCTGCAAAACCTGAAATCCGTGTGGATGTAGACAAGGAAAAAGCAGCGCTGCTCGGTCTGGACGCCTATACCATCTCGCAGGCTGTCAAGACCGCTATCAACGGCTTGAAGGTCGGCGTCTACCGGGAAGGCAAAGACGAATATGACATCGTGGCACGCCTGCCCAAGAAGGACCGGGATTCCCTTGAGGACATCAAACGAATCACGGTGTCCGGTCCCAACGGCGAACCCATCCCTATCACCAGCTTATGCACGGTGACCTTGGGCGGTGGTCTGGGCGGCATCAACCGCATCGACCAGAAGCGTGTCGTCACCCTGTCCGCCGATGTCTCCGGACGGCTGGCCGAGGAAGTCATTGCGGATATCGAAACCCGACTGGCAAAATTCGAATTCCCGCGCGGCTACAGCTATCAGTTCACCGGCGAGCAGGAAGAACAGCGCAAGGCTTCCACATTTCTGGAAACCGCATTTACCGCGGCCCTGTTCCTGATCTTCATTGTATTGGTCACCCAGTTCAACTCCATCTCAACGCCGTTCATCATCCTGACTGCGGTCATCCTATCGCTCGGAGGCGTCATGGTCGGCCTGCTCGTGACTGGAACGGCCTTCGGAGTCATCATGACCGGCGTCGGTGTGCTCAGTCTCGCGGGCGTAGTGGTCAACAATGCCATCGTACTCATCGACTATTACGAACAATTGAAAATGCGCGGCGTGGAAGCCCGTGATGCCATCATCGAGGCCGGACTGACCCGCTTCCGTCCGGTGCTGCTCACCGCCATCACCACGGTGCTGGGGTTGGTACCCATGGCAACAGGCGTCAGCTTTGACTTCATCAACTTCCGTCTGGACATGGGCAGTGAAAGCTCACAATGGTGGGGACCCATGGCCGTGGCCGTCATCTTCGGCCTCGGCATCGCCACCATCCTGACTCTGGTGGTCGTACCGTGCCTCTGTTCGTTGCAGGAGTCGTATAAATCCAAACGGGAAATGGCTGAACAGTAG
- a CDS encoding efflux RND transporter periplasmic adaptor subunit — MTKRYLALISLCAIILVTAGCNDTPTEAKMIESKAVRVVTAEVKPVTMIDMLTLPGATEPDADVCVSSESSGTVIWLGVKEGDRVEKNALIGRLDVASSGARFDQAKATKELVTEQLRRRRELLKKGVLAKEEFDRMEAELARSEASLREMQVNVEYGVVRAPISGIINHLYLDRGERVKAGEMFVDIVDPSIIRTTINVPEMDIPYIRKGQEVTVTVDAIPGRIWKGVVDFISFKADPASKTFETRVLTDNPDGVIRAGMLARISLERRALKNAVTTPLYAIINQGGERLLYVEENGVARARTIEIGVIEGDNAQVTKGLKIGDKLIVSGHTLVEDGTKVNAQ; from the coding sequence ATGACTAAACGCTATCTGGCTCTCATATCCCTGTGTGCGATCATACTCGTTACTGCAGGCTGCAACGACACGCCCACCGAAGCAAAAATGATCGAATCAAAAGCCGTTCGGGTCGTGACCGCCGAAGTCAAACCAGTCACCATGATTGATATGCTGACGCTTCCAGGGGCAACCGAACCCGACGCCGACGTCTGCGTGTCCTCGGAAAGTTCCGGCACCGTCATCTGGCTTGGCGTCAAGGAAGGCGACAGGGTGGAAAAGAATGCCCTCATAGGCCGTCTGGACGTCGCGTCAAGCGGCGCACGGTTCGATCAGGCAAAAGCCACGAAAGAACTGGTGACGGAACAGCTTCGCCGCCGCCGAGAACTCCTGAAGAAAGGGGTTTTGGCCAAAGAGGAATTCGACCGTATGGAAGCCGAACTGGCCCGCTCCGAAGCCTCTCTGCGCGAAATGCAGGTCAACGTTGAATACGGCGTTGTCCGCGCACCGATCTCAGGTATCATCAACCATCTGTATCTGGACCGTGGCGAACGGGTGAAAGCCGGTGAAATGTTCGTGGACATCGTTGATCCATCCATTATCCGCACGACCATCAACGTGCCTGAAATGGACATCCCCTATATCAGGAAGGGGCAGGAAGTGACCGTCACGGTAGACGCGATCCCCGGCCGCATCTGGAAAGGCGTGGTTGACTTCATATCCTTCAAGGCCGACCCCGCCTCCAAGACCTTTGAGACCCGCGTGCTCACCGACAACCCTGACGGAGTTATTCGCGCCGGCATGCTCGCCCGCATATCACTGGAACGTCGCGCCCTCAAGAATGCCGTCACGACACCGCTTTACGCCATCATCAATCAGGGCGGCGAACGGCTGCTTTATGTGGAAGAAAACGGCGTGGCTCGTGCTCGCACCATAGAAATCGGCGTGATCGAAGGCGACAACGCGCAGGTAACCAAAGGTCTCAAGATCGGCGACAAGCTCATCGTATCCGGGCACACGCTTGTTGAAGATGGCACCAAGGTGAACGCACAATGA
- a CDS encoding TetR/AcrR family transcriptional regulator: MSKKSTRNKILFAASDVFCERGFEKTTIRDICAVADVNVASINYHFGDKQNLFYKVLALWMEDFVEKAGLRERMDSKSTPEDKFREYIHAELGTLCVKNDPDGLTLNRVRLILQELTAEDHKPEVFACHKELDEKVIYPVIKALIAPCEDPEVIHNACIAATSMTTHYFLMAMDDPKFALQTQEDLDFTTDFLTTFALGGLKAIKEKHND; this comes from the coding sequence ATGAGCAAAAAATCAACACGGAACAAAATCCTTTTTGCAGCGAGCGACGTCTTCTGCGAAAGAGGCTTCGAAAAGACAACTATCCGCGACATCTGTGCAGTCGCCGATGTCAATGTTGCCTCGATCAATTATCATTTTGGCGACAAGCAGAACCTTTTTTACAAGGTTCTCGCCCTCTGGATGGAAGATTTCGTGGAAAAGGCGGGACTTAGGGAACGCATGGACTCCAAGAGCACACCGGAAGACAAATTCCGTGAATATATCCACGCTGAACTGGGAACGTTATGCGTCAAAAACGACCCTGACGGGCTCACGTTGAATCGTGTCCGGCTCATATTGCAGGAACTGACAGCCGAAGACCATAAACCCGAGGTTTTCGCGTGTCACAAGGAACTCGATGAGAAAGTCATATACCCGGTCATCAAGGCGCTCATAGCTCCCTGTGAAGATCCTGAAGTCATTCATAACGCCTGCATTGCTGCCACATCCATGACCACGCACTATTTCCTCATGGCCATGGATGATCCGAAATTCGCACTGCAAACCCAAGAAGACCTCGACTTTACAACAGACTTTCTGACCACGTTCGCCCTGGGCGGACTCAAAGCCATCAAAGAGAAACACAATGACTAA
- a CDS encoding ubiquinone/menaquinone biosynthesis methyltransferase — MPKPECRSHTGAETHAEHGQRVADMFGRIAGWYDFLNHGLSLGQDIYWRYRLAKAARPEPGGMVLDLAAGTMDVSVELLRQYPDCRVAALDFALPMLENGKVKKLKKGRENQIFPVQADGRALPLPDESMSAATIAFGIRNILPREDAYAEFFRVLKPGARLCILEFGTGSKRVWKGLYNFYLDKLLPFIGDRISGDPGAYRYLAETIKSFPDERSLGNELLCAGFERVYNVPMMSGIVYLHVAEKPGNAVATATPETVKVSKTAVAKKSAPKKKAAPKKTTEKAKKKTVKKKNG; from the coding sequence ATGCCCAAGCCTGAATGTCGGTCCCACACCGGCGCAGAGACACACGCAGAACATGGTCAACGAGTGGCCGACATGTTCGGTCGTATTGCCGGATGGTATGATTTTCTCAATCACGGCCTGTCCCTGGGACAGGATATTTACTGGCGTTATCGCTTAGCCAAGGCCGCACGTCCCGAACCGGGCGGTATGGTGTTGGATCTTGCAGCCGGGACCATGGATGTTTCCGTGGAATTGCTGAGACAGTATCCGGACTGCCGGGTGGCGGCGCTGGATTTTGCTCTGCCCATGCTGGAGAACGGTAAGGTCAAGAAACTCAAGAAAGGTCGTGAGAATCAGATTTTCCCTGTCCAGGCTGATGGTCGGGCGTTGCCTTTGCCTGACGAATCCATGTCTGCTGCCACCATTGCCTTCGGCATCCGTAACATCCTGCCGCGAGAGGATGCGTACGCTGAGTTTTTCCGGGTGCTCAAGCCCGGTGCGCGGCTTTGTATTCTGGAATTTGGCACTGGTTCCAAGCGGGTGTGGAAAGGACTGTATAATTTTTATCTCGACAAACTGTTGCCGTTCATAGGGGATCGCATTTCCGGTGATCCCGGTGCGTATCGGTACCTTGCGGAGACCATCAAGAGTTTCCCGGATGAACGTTCGCTCGGCAACGAGCTGCTTTGCGCAGGTTTCGAGCGTGTCTACAATGTGCCGATGATGTCCGGTATCGTGTATCTGCATGTCGCTGAGAAACCAGGGAATGCGGTTGCGACGGCGACCCCCGAGACTGTGAAGGTTTCAAAAACGGCCGTTGCGAAGAAAAGTGCACCCAAAAAGAAAGCCGCTCCGAAAAAGACGACTGAAAAAGCGAAGAAAAAGACGGTGAAAAAGAAGAACGGCTAG
- a CDS encoding DUF2065 domain-containing protein, which yields MNIDWSLLILAVGLALVFEGIPYFLFAERMPLMLIRLAEQPPKFLRFIGLAAIILGLLVISFGRSLSF from the coding sequence ATGAACATCGACTGGTCACTTCTTATCCTTGCAGTGGGGTTGGCCCTGGTTTTTGAAGGCATCCCCTATTTTCTCTTTGCCGAACGCATGCCGCTCATGCTTATCCGACTGGCAGAGCAACCGCCGAAGTTCCTGCGGTTCATCGGTTTGGCCGCCATTATTCTCGGCCTGCTGGTCATTTCCTTCGGTCGCTCTTTATCTTTTTAA
- a CDS encoding nucleotide sugar dehydrogenase, which translates to MSMISFEQLKSKTDSLAIVGLGYVGLPLAVALGRHFNVIGVDVSEKRVAELNQRIDRTNEVDFSTVGDDVDLTFSANLADLAKARLILVAVPTPIDEFRSPDLRPVKGASASVGKYLQPGSVVVYESTVYPGLTEEICVPILEAESGLKCGKDFWVGYSPERINPGDQVHRLETIVKVVAGQNEETGKLLQNVYGTVVEAGTHLAPDIRTAEAAKVIENTQRDLNIALMNELSLIFDAMGIDTLDVLEAAGTKWNFLPFRPGLVGGHCIGVDPYYLTFKAEAMGYHPHVILAGREINDNMGKFVAESTIKRLIKNDCKIKGARIGVLGLTFKENVPDLRNTRVVDVIEELRDYGVDVLVHDAEADHVEAREVLGIELCAMDEMRNLDALVLAVSHDEYKTIPVKDLKGWFANPDTALIVDVKGFFDRAELEAEDVAYWRL; encoded by the coding sequence ATGAGCATGATTTCTTTTGAACAGTTGAAGAGCAAAACCGATAGTCTCGCCATTGTCGGTCTGGGCTATGTAGGATTGCCTTTGGCCGTAGCTTTGGGCCGTCACTTCAATGTCATCGGTGTTGACGTTTCCGAAAAGCGCGTAGCAGAACTGAACCAGCGTATCGACCGGACCAATGAGGTGGATTTTTCAACAGTCGGCGACGATGTTGACTTGACCTTTTCCGCGAATCTGGCCGATTTGGCCAAGGCCAGGCTCATTCTGGTGGCTGTGCCCACTCCCATTGACGAGTTTCGCAGCCCGGATCTGCGTCCGGTCAAGGGTGCGAGCGCGTCCGTGGGCAAATATCTCCAGCCTGGTTCCGTGGTGGTCTATGAATCCACGGTCTATCCCGGCCTGACAGAAGAAATCTGTGTGCCCATTCTGGAAGCCGAGTCCGGCCTGAAATGTGGCAAGGATTTCTGGGTCGGATATTCTCCTGAGCGCATCAATCCTGGCGATCAGGTGCACCGACTGGAGACCATCGTCAAGGTGGTGGCCGGTCAGAACGAGGAAACCGGCAAACTCCTGCAGAATGTCTACGGCACCGTGGTTGAAGCCGGAACCCATCTGGCCCCGGATATCCGTACGGCGGAAGCTGCCAAGGTTATCGAGAATACCCAGCGCGATCTGAACATTGCGCTTATGAACGAACTCTCCCTGATTTTCGATGCCATGGGTATCGATACGCTGGACGTGCTTGAGGCTGCCGGAACCAAATGGAATTTCCTGCCCTTCCGGCCTGGCCTGGTCGGCGGTCACTGCATCGGCGTGGACCCGTATTATCTGACCTTCAAGGCCGAAGCCATGGGGTACCATCCCCACGTTATTCTGGCTGGTCGCGAAATCAACGACAATATGGGCAAGTTCGTTGCCGAGTCCACCATCAAACGGCTCATCAAGAATGACTGCAAGATCAAGGGCGCGCGAATCGGCGTACTCGGTCTGACGTTCAAGGAGAATGTTCCCGACCTGCGTAATACGCGGGTGGTGGATGTCATTGAAGAGTTGCGCGATTACGGTGTGGATGTTCTTGTGCATGATGCCGAGGCGGATCACGTCGAGGCCCGCGAGGTGCTGGGCATTGAATTGTGTGCAATGGACGAAATGCGGAATCTGGATGCTCTGGTTCTGGCCGTGTCTCATGATGAGTACAAGACCATTCCGGTCAAGGACTTGAAAGGGTGGTTTGCCAATCCTGATACGGCACTGATTGTGGACGTGAAAGGATTCTTCGACCGTGCTGAACTTGAAGCCGAAGATGTTGCCTACTGGCGACTGTAA
- the mqnB gene encoding futalosine hydrolase, protein MILVMTATPNEMKAAFPDAPKVAQGEVAEYNFKGRSLLLSVTGVGLVNTALATGALLERSDVKGVVNLGIAGAYDVEEFPLLSTCYCWQETWPEYGLLDDEGGVDPKGIGFPQGEVNGQTVWNRVKLNPVNDAEAMGLTLGDKWLRASSVTISGVTGTPERAGWLKLSCNANMENMEGFGLAYGVLQKGLPFLEVRTISNLVASREAEDWELKGALKRLGEAADTLFTA, encoded by the coding sequence ATGATTCTTGTTATGACCGCGACGCCCAATGAAATGAAAGCCGCTTTCCCTGATGCTCCCAAAGTGGCCCAGGGCGAGGTGGCTGAGTACAATTTCAAAGGGCGTTCCCTGCTTCTTTCCGTGACCGGCGTGGGACTGGTCAATACCGCTCTGGCGACCGGGGCACTTCTGGAGCGGAGCGATGTGAAAGGCGTGGTGAATCTCGGTATTGCCGGGGCTTACGATGTAGAAGAATTTCCCCTGCTGTCCACCTGCTATTGCTGGCAGGAAACGTGGCCCGAATACGGGCTGCTTGATGACGAGGGTGGCGTTGATCCCAAGGGAATCGGTTTCCCACAGGGAGAAGTGAACGGCCAGACCGTCTGGAATCGGGTCAAATTGAACCCGGTCAACGATGCCGAGGCCATGGGATTGACCTTGGGGGACAAGTGGCTGCGTGCCTCTTCCGTCACCATCAGCGGTGTGACCGGCACCCCGGAACGGGCTGGATGGCTCAAGCTGTCCTGCAACGCCAATATGGAAAACATGGAAGGATTCGGTTTGGCGTATGGCGTGTTGCAGAAGGGGCTGCCCTTTCTGGAAGTGAGGACCATATCCAATCTGGTCGCATCCCGTGAGGCTGAAGACTGGGAATTAAAAGGGGCGCTCAAGCGGCTCGGCGAGGC